The following are from one region of the Populus trichocarpa isolate Nisqually-1 chromosome 8, P.trichocarpa_v4.1, whole genome shotgun sequence genome:
- the LOC7498212 gene encoding uncharacterized protein LOC7498212 isoform X3 has protein sequence MIRKIMDLEHGSGSSKHSESHPEVSDGSGTSDHEDTYPKLRVRVGSSDNLQRDPEKIDGTESSKNSESNPEFINGSVSSKQRESKLEFTATEGDLYMPFVKSGPSSSSPSSASSLSSSSSSLYDLFDVIVKESADPGACTDFESPNEAHEITQPASEDHENDTSIENSHKSKESERGSSDHTLTFPVSDATHESLVHNMSPTQSPPLQVMERPGGYDPFRIPSSIFERNKGPAPMDWSVASNESLFSIHVGNNSFSRDHVLLLGDLGLSGDIKQSGELIMFSPPPPKAMVATDNQSSDPALETYKQKGGANGISDNTIKDPAEYQTKENKPNQAVSWKSPRTSNFSYESGDSVESFSFPILANGMRNGSLKAGIEQRQQHLESPSAPVSQESASYHWCHCFSCCSRGCSFNCCCSCRKIKCCC, from the exons TTATGGACTTGGAACATGGAAGCGGAAGCAGCAAGCATTCGGAATCACATCCAGAGGTTAGTGATGGGAGCGGAACCAGTGATCATGAAGATACATATCCAAAGCTTCGTGTTCGGGTTGGGAGTAGTGACAATCTTCAGAGAGACCCAGAGAAAATTGACGGGACCGAAAGCAGTAAAAATTCAGAATCAAATCCTGAGTTTATTAATGGAAGTGTTAGTAGTAAACAAAGAGAGTCAAAACTGGAATTTACTGCTACAGAAGGGGATCTTTACATGCCATTTGTAAAGTCAGGTCCTTCCTCTTCCTCGCCTTCCTCTGCTTCTTCTCTGAGTTCTTCTAGCTCATCATTGTATGATCTATTTGATGTGATCGTAAAAGAAAGCGCTGACCCTGGAGCATGCACTGATTTTGAATCACCCAACGAAGCTCACGAGATTACTCAACCAGCATCAGAAGATCATGAGAATGATACTTCCATTGAAAATTCtcacaaatcaaaagaaagtgAGCGTGGCTCTTCAGATCACACGCTAACATTCCCAGTTTCTGATGCCACTCATGAATCCCTGGTGCACAACATGTCGCCAACACAATCCCCTCCTCTCCAAGTCATGGAACGACCAGGAGGATATGATCCTTTTAGGATTCCATCATCCATCTTTGAAAGAAATAAAGGTCCAGCACCAATGGATTGGAGTGTTGCTTCCAATGAATCATTGTTTAGCATTCACGTAGGAAACAATAGTTTCTCCAGAGACCATGTTTTATTGTTGGGCGATCTGGGATTGTCTGGAGACATTAAACAGTCAGGTGAATTGATCATGTTCAGCCCACCCCCTCCAAAAGCAATGGTGGCCACTGATAATCAGTCTTCAGATCCTGCCTTGGAAACCTACAAACAGAAGGGTGGAGCAAATGGAATATCAGATAATACTATCAAGGATCCCGCAGAATATCAAACTAAGgaaaataaaccaaaccaaGCTGTATCCTGGAAATCTCCTAGAACTTCCAACTTTTCATATGAAAGTGGAGACAGTGTcgagtccttttcttttccaat TTTGGCAAATGGGATGAGAAATGGTTCCCTGAAAGCAGGTATTGAGCAGCGGCAGCAGCATCTGGAGTCACCGTCTGCCCCAGTGAGTCAAGAATCGGCTTCCTATCATTGGTGTCATTGCTTTTCATGTTGCTCACGGGGTTGTTCTTTCAATTGCTGTTGTTCCTGTCGAAAAATCAAGTGTTGCTGTTAG
- the LOC7498212 gene encoding uncharacterized protein LOC7498212 isoform X2 produces the protein MDLEHGSGSSKHSESHPEVSDGSGTSDHEDTYPKLRVRVGSSDNLQRDPEKIDGTESSKNSESNPEFINGSVSSKQRESKLEFTATEGDLYMPFVKSGPSSSSPSSASSLSSSSSSLYDLFDVIVKESADPGACTDFESPNEAHEITQPASEDHENDTSIENSHKSKESERGSSDHTLTFPVSDATHESLVHNMSPTQSPPLQVMERPGGYDPFRIPSSIFERNKGPAPMDWSVASNESLFSIHVGNNSFSRDHVLLLGDLGLSGDIKQSGELIMFSPPPPKAMVATDNQSSDPALETYKQKGGANGISDNTIKDPAEYQTKENKPNQAVSWKSPRTSNFSYESGDSVESFSFPIRKKKYAWPFCYFSSCSWALCYCKRPRCYFRWPSCSCSYCSWAFCYYWNCGRKGWCCHKYSALANGMRNGSLKAGIEQRQQHLESPSAPVSQESASYHWCHCFSCCSRGCSFNCCCSCRKIKCCC, from the exons ATGGACTTGGAACATGGAAGCGGAAGCAGCAAGCATTCGGAATCACATCCAGAGGTTAGTGATGGGAGCGGAACCAGTGATCATGAAGATACATATCCAAAGCTTCGTGTTCGGGTTGGGAGTAGTGACAATCTTCAGAGAGACCCAGAGAAAATTGACGGGACCGAAAGCAGTAAAAATTCAGAATCAAATCCTGAGTTTATTAATGGAAGTGTTAGTAGTAAACAAAGAGAGTCAAAACTGGAATTTACTGCTACAGAAGGGGATCTTTACATGCCATTTGTAAAGTCAGGTCCTTCCTCTTCCTCGCCTTCCTCTGCTTCTTCTCTGAGTTCTTCTAGCTCATCATTGTATGATCTATTTGATGTGATCGTAAAAGAAAGCGCTGACCCTGGAGCATGCACTGATTTTGAATCACCCAACGAAGCTCACGAGATTACTCAACCAGCATCAGAAGATCATGAGAATGATACTTCCATTGAAAATTCtcacaaatcaaaagaaagtgAGCGTGGCTCTTCAGATCACACGCTAACATTCCCAGTTTCTGATGCCACTCATGAATCCCTGGTGCACAACATGTCGCCAACACAATCCCCTCCTCTCCAAGTCATGGAACGACCAGGAGGATATGATCCTTTTAGGATTCCATCATCCATCTTTGAAAGAAATAAAGGTCCAGCACCAATGGATTGGAGTGTTGCTTCCAATGAATCATTGTTTAGCATTCACGTAGGAAACAATAGTTTCTCCAGAGACCATGTTTTATTGTTGGGCGATCTGGGATTGTCTGGAGACATTAAACAGTCAGGTGAATTGATCATGTTCAGCCCACCCCCTCCAAAAGCAATGGTGGCCACTGATAATCAGTCTTCAGATCCTGCCTTGGAAACCTACAAACAGAAGGGTGGAGCAAATGGAATATCAGATAATACTATCAAGGATCCCGCAGAATATCAAACTAAGgaaaataaaccaaaccaaGCTGTATCCTGGAAATCTCCTAGAACTTCCAACTTTTCATATGAAAGTGGAGACAGTGTcgagtccttttcttttccaat aagaaagaagaaatatgCATGGCCATTTTGCTACTTTTCTAGTTGTAGCTGGGCGCTCTGCTACTGTAAACGGCCAAGGTGCTACTTTAGGTGGCCAAGCTGCTCGTGTTCTTATTGTAGCTGGGCGTTCTGCTACTATTGGAACTGTGGCCGAAAAGGATGGTGTTGTCATAAATATTCTGC TTTGGCAAATGGGATGAGAAATGGTTCCCTGAAAGCAGGTATTGAGCAGCGGCAGCAGCATCTGGAGTCACCGTCTGCCCCAGTGAGTCAAGAATCGGCTTCCTATCATTGGTGTCATTGCTTTTCATGTTGCTCACGGGGTTGTTCTTTCAATTGCTGTTGTTCCTGTCGAAAAATCAAGTGTTGCTGTTAG
- the LOC7471063 gene encoding LRR receptor-like serine/threonine-protein kinase RPK2 produces MKCNLLSKTLLLFFFFFSLSCFLSLVSGDEAFPDKSVLLEFKSAVSDPYGILSSWNPNSSNKTKTSHCSWFGVTCNSKSRVISLNITGGDGYGGNSKVPPCSRSLKFPFFALGTKRTCYNHDGKLKGKLSPSIGKLSELTVLSLPYNEFSGEIPMEIWGLDKLQVLDLEGNLFAGKLPDEFAGLKKLRVLNLGFNRLDGEIPISLSNSVSMEVLNLAGNMLTGSIPGFFVSFLKLRELNLANNELNGTVPGGFGSNCRYLEHLDLSGNFLAGRIPLTLGNCQQLRILLLFSNMLTGVIPRKFGQLRRLEVLDVSRNFINGAVPAELGNCVELSVLILSNLFETQPGERNKSGKVLVGLSRVAGVEYNHFVGSLPAEVTALPKLRILWAPRATLKGKLPTSWGDCESLEMVNLAQNGFYGQIKGAFERCKKLYHLDLSSNRLRGELDRNLPVPCMTVFDVSHNLLSGPIPRFDYNVCSPSLNSDLVQVDDPLSGYVPFFTHETRVASHLPFAPASLAVIHNFGRNNFTGQIRWLPVIPERYGKQIDYAFLAAGNTLTGSFPGSLFRKCGELNGMIADVSKNKLLGPIPLNIGAMCRSLRFLDASDNEISGYIPPSLGNLRSLITLDFSGNRLWGQIPARLYRLKYLKHISLSGNNLTGAIPSGLGRLRSLEVLNLSSNSLSGEIPLDIVLLKNLTVLLLDNNSFSGQIPSGLSKAASLSTVNVNNLSGPFPLIRKVANCGNAPGNPYPNPCHRFLQSAPSDSTDSNATSSPGSKAGFNSIEIASIASASAIVSVLLALVVLFFYTRKRIPMARVQVSEPKEITTFVDIGVPLLYENIVQATGNFNSINCIGNGGFGATYKAEISPGSLVAIKKLAVGRFQGVQQFDAEIKALGRVRHPNLVTLIGYHASETEMFLIYNYLPGGNLEDFIKERSKREVSWKILHKIALDVARALSYLHDQCAPRVLHRDVKPNNILLDNDFNAYLSDFGLSRLLGTSETHATTGVAGTFGYVAPEYAMTCRVSEKADVYSYGVVLLELISDKKPLDPSFSSHENGFNIVSWACMLLRHGQAKEVFTTGLWDSGPHDDLVDMLHLAVTCTVDSLSNRPTMKQVVQRLKRIQPS; encoded by the coding sequence ATGAAATGCAATCTGTTATCAAAAacccttcttctcttcttcttcttcttctctctctcctgttttctctctcttgtctCTGGTGATGAAGCTTTTCCTGATAAATCTGTTCTGTTGGAATTCAAGTCCGCTGTTTCTGATCCTTATGGGATTCTCTCAAGCTGGAACCCCAACAGCAGCAACAAGACCAAGACCAGTCACTGTTCATGGTTTGGTGTCACGTGCAACTCCAAATCCAGGGTTATCTCACTGAATATCACTGGTGGGGATGGCTATGGAGGTAATTCTAAAGTTCCTCCTTGTTCAAGGTCTTTGAAGTTTCCTTTTTTTGCCCTTGGGACTAAAAGAACATGTTATAATCATGATGGGAAACTGAAGGGGAAGTTGTCTCCTTCTATTGGAAAACTTAGTGAGCTTACAGTTTTATCATTGCCTTATAATGAGTTTAGTGGGGAAATTCCCATGGAGATATGGGGTTTAGATAAATTACAAGTGCTTGATCTTGAAGGCAATTTGTTTGCTGGGAAATTGCCAGACGAATTTGCTGGTTTAAAGAAGTTGAGGGTTTTGAATCTTGGTTTTAATAGACTTGATGGGGAGATTCCAATTTCTCTGTCCAATTCTGTGTCTATGGAGGTTTTGAATTTAGCTGGCAACATGCTGACGGGATCTATTCCCGggttttttgttagttttttgaAGTTGAGGGAGCTTAATCTAGCTAATAATGAGCTAAATGGGACTGTTCCTGGTGGTTTTGGAAGCAATTGTCGGTACCTTGAGCATCTTGATCTGTCTGGGAATTTTCTTGCGGGTCGGATCCCTCTTACTTTGGGAAATTGTCAACAGTTACGGATACTTTTGTTGTTTTCGAATATGTTGACGGGTGTCATTCCTCGCAAGTTCGGTCAGCTGAGGAGGCTTGAAGTTCTTGATGTTTCAAGAAACTTCATTAATGGCGCAGTCCCTGCTGAACTTGGAAATTGTGTTGAGCTGTCAGTTCTTATCCTTTCAAACCTTTTCGAAACACAGCCAGGGGAGAGAAATAAGAGTGGAAAGGTATTAGTTGGATTGTCACGTGTTGCTGGTGTTGAGTATAATCATTTTGTAGGATCTCTTCCTGCAGAGGTCACAGCCCTTCCAAAGCTGAGAATACTTTGGGCGCCTAGGGCAACTCTGAAAGGGAAGCTTCCAACCAGTTGGGGTGACTGTGAGAGCTTGGAGATGGTGAACTTAGCTCAGAACGGTTTCTATGGACAAATAAAGGGAGCTTTTGAGAGATGCAAGAAGCTGTATCACCTTGATTTGAGCTCAAATAGGTTAAGGGGGGAGCTTGATAGGAATCTTCCAGTTCCTTGTATGACAGTATTTGATGTCAGTCACAACCTCTTATCAGGCCCTATCCCCAGATTTGATTATAACGTGTGTTCCCCCTCCTTGAACTCAGATCTTGTCCAAGTTGACGACCCATTATCAGGATATGTACCATTCTTCACACATGAAACTCGTGTTGCAAGCCATTTGCCTTTTGCTCCCGCTAGTTTAGCTGTGATTCACAATTTTGGCAGAAACAACTTTACTGGTCAAATCCGTTGGCTCCCAGTTATTCCAGAGAGATATGGGAAGCAGATTGATTATGCCTTTCTTGCTGCTGGGAACACGCTCACCGGATCGTTTCCTGGAAGCTTATTTAGAAAGTGCGGTGAATTAAATGGAATGATTGCTGAtgttagcaaaaacaaattattaggtCCTATTCCATTGAATATTGGTGCAATGTGCAGATCTCTTAGATTTTTGGATGCCTCTGACAATGAAATTTCAGGGTATATTCCTCCCAGTCTTGGGAATTTGAGATCCCTCATCACCCTTGACTTCAGTGGTAACAGACTGTGGGGTCAAATTCCAGCAAGGCTCTATCGATTGAAGTACTTGAAGCACATTTCCTTGTCTGGCAACAACCTGACTGGTGCCATCCCTTCTGGCTTGGGGAGGTTACGTTCTCTTGAAGTGTTAAATCTTTCTTCAAATTCCCTGTCCGGTGAGATTCCACTGGACATTGTGCTTTTgaaaaacctaactgttcttTTGCTTGACAACAACAGTTTCTCAGGACAGATTCCCTCTGGTTTATCTAAGGCAGCATCACTATCTACAGTTAATGTAAATAACCTGTCTGGGCCATTCCCCTTGATTCGTAAAGTGGCAAATTGCGGCAATGCCCCTGGAAATCCATATCCTAACCCATGCCATAGATTCCTCCAATCTGCTCCATCTGATTCGACAGACAGCAATGCTACTTCTTCACCAGGGTCTAAAGCTGGGTTTAATTCAATTGAGATTGCATCCATAGCATCTGCATCAGCCATTGTTTCTGTTCTTCTAGCTTTGGTTGTTCTCTTCTTTTACACAAGAAAACGGATCCCAATGGCCAGGGTTCAGGTTTCCGAACCCAAGGAAATTACCACATTTGTTGACATTGGTGTTCCATTATTATATGAGAATATTGTACAAGCAACAGGGAATTTCAACTCGATCAATTGCATTGGGAATGGAGGGTTTGGTGCCACTTACAAGGCTGAAATTTCTCCAGGAAGCCTAGTGGCCATAAAGAAGCTTGCTGTTGGAAGGTTTCAAGGTGTTCAACAATTTGATGCTGAGATAAAGGCCCTTGGGAGGGTGAGGCATCCCAATCTTGTTACTTTGATAGGATACCATGCCAGCGAAACAGAGATGTTCCTCATATATAATTACTTGCCAGGAGGTAATTTGGAAGATTTCATTAAAGAGAGATCGAAAAGGGAGGTTAGTTGGAAGATTCTTCACAAGATTGCTTTGGATGTAGCCCGGGCGCTTTCTTATCTTCATGATCAATGTGCTCCTCGTGTTCTGCACCGTGATGTCAAGCCCAATAACATATTGCTGGATAATGACTTCAATGCTTATTTGTCCGACTTTGGATTATCTAGGCTTTTGGGGACCTCTGAAACCCATGCAACAACTGGTGTAGCAGGAACATTTGGATATGTTGCCCCGGAATATGCTATGACCTGTCGTGTCTCCGAGAAGGCTGATGTTTACAGCTATGGTGTGGTGCTACTTGAGTTGATATCAGATAAGAAACCGTTGGatccttcattttcttcacaTGAGAATGGTTTTAATATTGTTTCTTGGGCATGCATGCTATTGCGACATGGTCAAGCGAAGGAGGTCTTCACTACAGGACTATGGGATTCTGGTCCGCATGATGATCTGGTAGATATGCTGCACTTGGCCGTCACTTGTACAGTTGACAGCCTCTCAAACAGGCCTACGATGAAGCAAGTTGTTCAACGGTTGAAGAGAATTCAACCCTCCTAG
- the LOC18101467 gene encoding ninja-family protein AFP2, which produces MGETNENRNRSSSSSRSSRVMESLSLDINRYPRDLLQRFMSSDAQQYQTATSDGEETEEIELNLGLSLGGRFGVDKSSKKLTRSSSIAGSIPLLRDYDALTTPPAPYPLLMRTSSLPTETEEEWRKRKEMQSLRRMEAKRRRSEKQRNLRGELSLEEVKLNKGNWVPTWASKQSGVVNRGNNLAGQQQQQQQASQGSVESQGGSSSGLSEMVSKPVQGSSSGGEARSPTSNQSLQERGSQEDLDSSGTKKNENACRASSTEMENFSKKLDSAENIGREIGTNAMEDMPCVFTKGDGPNGRRVDGILYKYGKGEEVRIMCVCHGSFLSPAEFVKHAGGSDVNHPLRHIVINSSGPSFV; this is translated from the exons ATGGGAGAAACAAACGAGAATAGAAAtaggagcagcagcagcagcagaagtaGCAGAGTAATGGAGAGTCTTTCTTTGGATATTAACAGGTACCCAAGAGATCTATTACAAAGATTCATGTCAAGTGACGCGCAGCAATATCAAACAGCAACAAGTGATGgagaagaaacagaggagatTGAATTAAATCTTGGGCTATCACTTGGTGGAAGATTTGGGGTTGATAAGTCTTCAAAGAAACTAACGAGATCTTCATCAATAGCTGGTTCAATACCATTGTTGAGAGACTATGATGCTTTAACCACTCCACCTGCACCTTATCCTCTTCTCATGAGGACTTCTTCTTTGCCTACGGAGACAGAGGAGGAGTGGAGGAAGCGGAAGGAAATGCAGAGTTTGAGGAGAATGGAAGCCAAGAGAAGGCGAAGTGAAAAGCAAAGGAATTTGAGAGGAGAGTTGAGTCTGGAGGAAGTCAAATTGAATAAAGGGAATTGGGTGCCGACGTGGGCTAGTAAGCAGAGTGGTGTTGTGAATAGAGGTAATAATCTGGCagggcagcagcagcagcagcagcaagcgTCACAAGGGTCCGTGGAGTCTCAAGGAGGGAGCTCTTCTGGATTATCAGAAATGGTGAGCAAGCCTGTTCAag GATCAAGCAGTGGTGGTGAAGCACGAAGTCCCACAAGTAACCAGTCTTTGCAGGAACGAGGCAGTCAAGAAGATTTAGATTCTTCtgggacaaagaaaaatgaaaatgcgTGCAGAGCCTCCAGTACAGAAATGGAGAATTTTTCCAAGAAGCTTGATTCTGCAGAAAATATAGGGAGGGAAATTGGGACCAATGCAATGGAAGATATGCCTTGTGTGTTTACAAAAGGAGATGGTCCTAATGGGAGAAGAGTGGATGGCATCCTGTACAAGTACGGCAAGGGAGAGGAAGTAAGGATCATGTGCGTCTGCCATGGCAGCTTTCTATCCCCCGCAGAGTTCGTGAAGCATGCAGGTGGCAGTGATGTTAATCACCCTCTTAGACACATAGTGATAAACTCTTCTGGTCCGTCCTTTGTGTAA
- the LOC7498212 gene encoding uncharacterized protein LOC7498212 isoform X1: protein MIRKIMDLEHGSGSSKHSESHPEVSDGSGTSDHEDTYPKLRVRVGSSDNLQRDPEKIDGTESSKNSESNPEFINGSVSSKQRESKLEFTATEGDLYMPFVKSGPSSSSPSSASSLSSSSSSLYDLFDVIVKESADPGACTDFESPNEAHEITQPASEDHENDTSIENSHKSKESERGSSDHTLTFPVSDATHESLVHNMSPTQSPPLQVMERPGGYDPFRIPSSIFERNKGPAPMDWSVASNESLFSIHVGNNSFSRDHVLLLGDLGLSGDIKQSGELIMFSPPPPKAMVATDNQSSDPALETYKQKGGANGISDNTIKDPAEYQTKENKPNQAVSWKSPRTSNFSYESGDSVESFSFPIRKKKYAWPFCYFSSCSWALCYCKRPRCYFRWPSCSCSYCSWAFCYYWNCGRKGWCCHKYSALANGMRNGSLKAGIEQRQQHLESPSAPVSQESASYHWCHCFSCCSRGCSFNCCCSCRKIKCCC, encoded by the exons TTATGGACTTGGAACATGGAAGCGGAAGCAGCAAGCATTCGGAATCACATCCAGAGGTTAGTGATGGGAGCGGAACCAGTGATCATGAAGATACATATCCAAAGCTTCGTGTTCGGGTTGGGAGTAGTGACAATCTTCAGAGAGACCCAGAGAAAATTGACGGGACCGAAAGCAGTAAAAATTCAGAATCAAATCCTGAGTTTATTAATGGAAGTGTTAGTAGTAAACAAAGAGAGTCAAAACTGGAATTTACTGCTACAGAAGGGGATCTTTACATGCCATTTGTAAAGTCAGGTCCTTCCTCTTCCTCGCCTTCCTCTGCTTCTTCTCTGAGTTCTTCTAGCTCATCATTGTATGATCTATTTGATGTGATCGTAAAAGAAAGCGCTGACCCTGGAGCATGCACTGATTTTGAATCACCCAACGAAGCTCACGAGATTACTCAACCAGCATCAGAAGATCATGAGAATGATACTTCCATTGAAAATTCtcacaaatcaaaagaaagtgAGCGTGGCTCTTCAGATCACACGCTAACATTCCCAGTTTCTGATGCCACTCATGAATCCCTGGTGCACAACATGTCGCCAACACAATCCCCTCCTCTCCAAGTCATGGAACGACCAGGAGGATATGATCCTTTTAGGATTCCATCATCCATCTTTGAAAGAAATAAAGGTCCAGCACCAATGGATTGGAGTGTTGCTTCCAATGAATCATTGTTTAGCATTCACGTAGGAAACAATAGTTTCTCCAGAGACCATGTTTTATTGTTGGGCGATCTGGGATTGTCTGGAGACATTAAACAGTCAGGTGAATTGATCATGTTCAGCCCACCCCCTCCAAAAGCAATGGTGGCCACTGATAATCAGTCTTCAGATCCTGCCTTGGAAACCTACAAACAGAAGGGTGGAGCAAATGGAATATCAGATAATACTATCAAGGATCCCGCAGAATATCAAACTAAGgaaaataaaccaaaccaaGCTGTATCCTGGAAATCTCCTAGAACTTCCAACTTTTCATATGAAAGTGGAGACAGTGTcgagtccttttcttttccaat aagaaagaagaaatatgCATGGCCATTTTGCTACTTTTCTAGTTGTAGCTGGGCGCTCTGCTACTGTAAACGGCCAAGGTGCTACTTTAGGTGGCCAAGCTGCTCGTGTTCTTATTGTAGCTGGGCGTTCTGCTACTATTGGAACTGTGGCCGAAAAGGATGGTGTTGTCATAAATATTCTGC TTTGGCAAATGGGATGAGAAATGGTTCCCTGAAAGCAGGTATTGAGCAGCGGCAGCAGCATCTGGAGTCACCGTCTGCCCCAGTGAGTCAAGAATCGGCTTCCTATCATTGGTGTCATTGCTTTTCATGTTGCTCACGGGGTTGTTCTTTCAATTGCTGTTGTTCCTGTCGAAAAATCAAGTGTTGCTGTTAG